One Capillibacterium thermochitinicola genomic region harbors:
- the gcvH gene encoding glycine cleavage system protein GcvH, with protein sequence MIPSDLKYTPDHEWVREKGDRATVGITEYAQKELGDVVYVELPAIGEKVKAKTEMGSIESVKAVSDIYAPLSGEVLAVNEELQFNPELVNQDPYGKGWIAEIEITDREELKKLLSAEEYRKLIGE encoded by the coding sequence ATGATTCCGTCCGATTTAAAGTATACTCCGGATCACGAGTGGGTCAGGGAAAAAGGTGACCGGGCCACCGTTGGGATCACCGAATATGCCCAAAAAGAACTAGGTGACGTTGTGTATGTGGAACTACCGGCGATTGGCGAAAAGGTAAAGGCCAAAACAGAAATGGGCAGTATTGAATCGGTAAAAGCGGTTTCGGATATTTATGCCCCTCTGTCCGGAGAGGTTTTAGCAGTGAACGAAGAATTACAATTCAACCCCGAACTGGTCAACCAGGATCCTTACGGTAAAGGCTGGATTGCCGAGATTGAGATTACCGACCGCGAAGAGTTGAAAAAACTGCTGAGCGCTGAAGAGTACCGGAAATTGATTGGTGAGTAA
- a CDS encoding biotin transporter BioY, whose product MPICGWRLSPPVPFTLQNLMVIMAGIMLGPRYAPLSQLVYLLLGLVGVPVFSQGGGLNYVFRPGFGFILGFVGAAAVVGACSPLIRKPTFLKCFGLTLTGMLVIYLIALPYLYFLNHLVLKQPVAFTQLALGMTPFLLGDLVKALLIAGLVPPLWRRLPEL is encoded by the coding sequence GTGCCTATCTGCGGGTGGAGATTATCCCCCCCCGTTCCGTTCACCCTTCAGAATTTAATGGTGATTATGGCCGGAATTATGCTTGGTCCCCGTTACGCCCCGCTGAGCCAGTTGGTCTACCTACTCCTTGGGCTCGTCGGCGTTCCGGTCTTCAGCCAGGGGGGCGGGCTTAACTATGTCTTCCGGCCCGGTTTCGGCTTTATCCTCGGCTTTGTCGGAGCGGCAGCGGTGGTGGGTGCCTGCAGTCCGTTGATCCGGAAGCCCACCTTTCTAAAGTGTTTCGGCCTCACTTTAACGGGGATGCTTGTTATTTATCTCATCGCCCTCCCCTATCTTTATTTCCTCAACCACTTGGTCTTGAAGCAGCCGGTGGCCTTCACGCAACTCGCCTTGGGCATGACCCCCTTTCTCCTGGGCGATCTCGTGAAGGCGCTCTTGATCGCCGGACTGGTGCCGCCCTTGTGGCGCCGCCTTCCGGAGCTTTAA
- a CDS encoding biotin--[acetyl-CoA-carboxylase] ligase encodes MPKLNLLAVVALSRAVKAALDFRPLVKWPNDLYYQDRKLSGILTEVSGELGRMEHVILGVGINVNQRLNDFPPELRGKAGSLRMVTGRLVDRKDLLRKYLQCFEEEYFHALEHGFDRCLAYCRQYTATLGRPVEVDDGRNVYRGEAVAIADDGALIIDHDGQRSRVVAGDVQPLFDR; translated from the coding sequence TTGCCCAAGCTGAACTTACTGGCGGTGGTGGCCCTTTCGCGGGCCGTCAAAGCCGCCCTGGACTTCCGCCCGTTGGTGAAATGGCCCAATGACCTTTATTATCAGGACCGCAAACTCTCCGGGATCCTGACCGAGGTCAGCGGGGAGCTGGGCCGGATGGAACACGTCATTTTAGGGGTGGGGATCAACGTCAACCAACGCCTGAACGATTTTCCCCCTGAGCTAAGGGGCAAGGCCGGCTCGCTCCGGATGGTCACGGGCCGTTTGGTGGACCGTAAAGATTTGCTCCGCAAATACCTGCAGTGTTTTGAGGAGGAGTATTTCCATGCATTGGAGCACGGGTTTGACCGCTGTTTGGCGTACTGCCGGCAGTACACGGCCACCTTGGGGCGGCCGGTGGAGGTGGACGACGGCAGGAACGTCTACCGGGGCGAAGCAGTGGCCATTGCCGACGACGGGGCCCTGATCATTGACCACGACGGGCAACGCTCCCGGGTTGTGGCCGGTGACGTGCAGCCGCTCTTTGACCGGTAA
- a CDS encoding biotin operon repressor yields MSELGTLVDLLDQGTFVSGEELAARLGVSRTMVWKQIKALRELGYKITAHPRRGYHLVGRPDKLYPWEVAKGLANRLIGRTIEYYDELPSTNQRAKELLNSADEGTVVLAEAQTAGRGRLGRSWFSPPGTGIWLSIILRPPLFPV; encoded by the coding sequence ATGTCGGAATTGGGAACTTTGGTTGACCTCCTTGACCAGGGGACGTTTGTCTCGGGCGAGGAACTGGCCGCCCGGCTGGGCGTCAGCCGGACGATGGTTTGGAAGCAGATTAAAGCCTTACGGGAACTGGGGTACAAAATTACGGCCCATCCCCGGCGGGGCTATCATTTGGTCGGCCGGCCCGATAAACTCTACCCCTGGGAGGTGGCAAAAGGCCTGGCAAACCGGCTGATCGGGCGGACCATCGAGTACTACGATGAACTTCCTTCCACCAACCAGCGGGCGAAAGAGCTGCTTAACTCGGCAGACGAAGGGACGGTGGTCCTGGCCGAGGCCCAGACCGCCGGCCGTGGCCGGTTGGGGCGCAGTTGGTTTTCACCGCCCGGCACCGGTATTTGGCTCAGTATCATCCTGCGCCCCCCCCTTTTCCCCGTTTGA
- a CDS encoding ABC transporter substrate-binding protein codes for MWKKTLFTACLILALVVASPLPTVNKAAETSINVMVLSGTTGLSLVKLLEEQPAIVPGVTFNYTVIKSPDQMSAKIIAGEADIAAVPTNLAAILYNRGIPVQLAAITNWGVMYVVGHDPTIVSWADLKGKEIGVTGKGSTPDLLFRYFLEANGIDPERDVRIQYYASPAELTQLVIADKVRLATLPEPWVTEALARNTALSVLLDYQKEWARLEKRDVSYPQSALVVRSLLVKEKAAVVRAFLNAAADSSAWVVNNPGAAGSLAEKHLFISAAAATEAIPRCNLRFDEAHQVQAEIEYFLAKLHSFQPQSIGGKLPDEGFYLQK; via the coding sequence ATGTGGAAAAAAACTTTGTTCACCGCCTGTTTAATCCTCGCCCTTGTGGTCGCTTCTCCGCTGCCGACCGTTAACAAGGCCGCGGAAACGTCGATTAATGTGATGGTCCTGTCCGGGACGACCGGACTCTCTCTGGTTAAACTGTTGGAAGAACAACCGGCGATTGTGCCGGGGGTTACGTTTAACTATACCGTCATCAAGAGTCCGGACCAGATGAGCGCCAAGATCATCGCGGGGGAGGCCGACATCGCCGCCGTACCCACCAACCTCGCCGCCATCCTTTATAACCGCGGCATCCCGGTGCAACTGGCCGCGATCACCAACTGGGGTGTCATGTACGTAGTGGGCCATGATCCGACGATCGTGTCCTGGGCCGACCTGAAAGGAAAAGAGATCGGCGTCACCGGGAAAGGAAGCACCCCGGATCTGCTCTTCCGGTACTTCTTAGAGGCCAACGGGATCGATCCGGAACGGGATGTCCGGATCCAGTACTATGCCAGCCCGGCCGAGCTGACGCAACTGGTCATCGCCGATAAGGTCCGCCTGGCAACCCTGCCCGAACCCTGGGTCACGGAAGCCCTGGCCCGCAATACGGCTTTGTCCGTGCTCCTTGATTACCAAAAAGAATGGGCGCGCCTGGAAAAGCGGGATGTCTCCTACCCCCAAAGTGCTTTGGTCGTCAGATCACTGCTCGTCAAAGAAAAAGCGGCCGTAGTCCGCGCTTTTCTAAACGCGGCGGCCGACTCCAGTGCCTGGGTGGTCAATAATCCGGGTGCCGCCGGTAGTCTGGCGGAAAAACATCTTTTCATCTCCGCCGCGGCGGCCACCGAGGCGATTCCCCGGTGCAATCTCCGGTTTGACGAGGCCCACCAGGTCCAAGCCGAGATCGAATATTTCCTGGCGAAACTCCATTCTTTCCAGCCGCAATCAATTGGAGGCAAACTGCCGGATGAAGGTTTCTATCTACAAAAATAA
- a CDS encoding ABC transporter permease, which produces MKVSIYKNKVITVGSLLTLFVVWSLAARWVGKEIILPNPVVTLNQLCRLLTSGGFWAHLSATLSRGLAGFGLSFLAGLFLGLLSGLHPGFQTFFHLWLTVIRSTPSMALILLALIWFESDAVTLFVTFLVVFPLITQNVTEGVRQVDPRLKEMARLYRVRFPTTLYRMYLPAILPYLATAAAAGLGLTWKVMIAAEVLAYPRWGIGARMDTARTYLQTPEVFAWTIVVIAISLFFDRILNALIRKRLLYWE; this is translated from the coding sequence ATGAAGGTTTCTATCTACAAAAATAAAGTAATCACCGTCGGCTCACTTCTGACGCTTTTTGTGGTCTGGTCTTTGGCCGCCAGGTGGGTTGGGAAGGAGATCATCCTTCCCAACCCGGTGGTGACCCTAAACCAACTCTGCCGCCTGCTTACCTCGGGCGGCTTCTGGGCGCATCTGAGCGCCACCCTCAGCCGCGGCCTGGCCGGCTTCGGCCTATCTTTTCTGGCGGGCCTGTTTTTGGGTCTGCTCTCCGGGTTACACCCGGGCTTCCAAACCTTTTTCCACCTTTGGCTCACGGTCATCCGGAGCACCCCTTCCATGGCCCTGATTCTCCTTGCCCTCATCTGGTTCGAATCAGATGCCGTCACCCTTTTCGTCACGTTTCTGGTGGTCTTTCCGTTGATCACGCAGAACGTCACCGAAGGTGTCCGCCAGGTCGACCCCAGACTGAAAGAGATGGCACGCCTTTACCGCGTCCGTTTTCCGACCACCCTTTACCGGATGTATTTACCCGCCATCCTCCCCTATCTGGCCACCGCCGCGGCGGCGGGGCTCGGTTTGACCTGGAAGGTCATGATCGCCGCCGAGGTTCTGGCCTATCCCCGCTGGGGGATCGGGGCACGGATGGATACGGCCCGTACTTATCTGCAGACCCCCGAAGTTTTTGCCTGGACCATTGTGGTGATTGCGATCAGCCTTTTTTTTGACCGGATCCTGAATGCCCTGATCCGGAAGCGATTATTGTATTGGGAGTAA
- a CDS encoding ABC transporter ATP-binding protein — MNQFEFTLSGITKSYGSLQVLAGLSLTVKTNSIVALLGPSGCGKTTLLSIIAGLKKPDQGQVTGVDNKPISYLFQEPRLLDWLTVAENLAFVLKDHIPRSELTGRINYYLEQMAIAAYRDAYPRKLSGGQQQRVAIARALAYPSRLLLMDEPFKSLDLSLKWALMTRFLQLWAADPRTVVFVTHDPKEALLLADEVYVLSPKPTVVKSHHVINLPRPERKPTALPLLQLEQRISADLIGEEETLTGYPRPSSP; from the coding sequence GTGAACCAGTTCGAATTTACGTTATCCGGAATTACCAAGTCCTACGGGTCGCTCCAGGTTCTGGCCGGCCTGTCCTTAACCGTGAAGACCAACAGCATCGTCGCCTTGCTTGGTCCTTCCGGTTGCGGGAAAACCACCCTGCTTTCGATTATTGCCGGTCTAAAAAAGCCCGACCAGGGACAGGTCACCGGGGTGGACAACAAACCCATCAGCTACCTTTTTCAAGAACCGCGCCTGCTGGACTGGTTAACCGTCGCCGAAAACCTGGCCTTTGTTTTAAAGGATCACATTCCCCGTTCCGAACTGACGGGGCGGATTAACTACTATTTGGAACAGATGGCGATCGCCGCCTACCGGGACGCCTATCCCCGCAAACTCAGCGGCGGGCAGCAACAACGGGTCGCCATCGCGCGGGCCCTGGCTTACCCATCCCGCCTTCTCCTGATGGACGAACCTTTCAAGTCATTGGATTTGAGTTTGAAATGGGCATTGATGACCCGTTTCCTGCAGTTGTGGGCGGCGGACCCCCGCACTGTGGTCTTCGTCACCCATGACCCCAAAGAAGCCCTCCTGCTGGCGGATGAAGTGTATGTTCTGTCGCCCAAACCCACCGTGGTCAAAAGTCACCACGTCATTAACCTCCCGCGCCCGGAACGGAAGCCAACCGCCCTGCCCCTCCTCCAACTTGAGCAACGGATCTCCGCCGACCTGATTGGCGAAGAGGAAACATTAACGGGTTACCCTCGTCCGTCTTCTCCTTGA
- a CDS encoding DUF3006 domain-containing protein, translating to MRVIIDRFEEEYAVVELEDGSMAYLPAKLLPGAREGDVVEIKVDQAETARRKRLIQELRKKAVQGEDGRG from the coding sequence ATGCGGGTGATTATCGACCGGTTTGAAGAGGAATATGCCGTCGTCGAACTGGAGGACGGTTCCATGGCTTATCTGCCGGCAAAGCTGTTACCCGGGGCCAGGGAGGGGGATGTGGTTGAGATCAAAGTGGACCAGGCGGAGACGGCGCGGCGGAAAAGGCTGATCCAGGAATTACGAAAAAAGGCGGTTCAAGGAGAAGACGGACGAGGGTAA
- a CDS encoding DUF3798 domain-containing protein, translated as MSKKVLILILAVVLVGALAFYFTRSSAPEVATDTTSFKIGLITGTVSQNEDEYRGAEAAIAKYPGLIKHVTYPDNFMQEQETFIAQVTGMAADPEIKAIVINQAVPGTVAAIRRVRETRPDMIFIAGEPHEDPPLVEPVVDVTLIPNQPARGKTIPQLAKEMGAKALLHYSFPRHMSYAQLAERRDLMKEECEKLGIEFVFVNAPDPMGEGGIPAAQQFILEDVPRQVAQYGKDIALFSTNCAMQEPLIAAALQTGAIFPEQCCPSPTHGYPGALALEITDEIKGNFPAILKAIDKKIVEMGRGGRFATWPIATGYLHSIGGVEIAKLALEGKLDLNDIDAVSKVLSEVADTEIVMTRLSDNGNFYMYVGDSYIFGK; from the coding sequence GTGTCGAAAAAGGTTCTCATTCTTATCTTGGCGGTTGTTCTCGTTGGCGCCCTCGCCTTTTATTTCACAAGATCTTCCGCGCCTGAAGTCGCCACGGATACAACCAGTTTTAAGATTGGGCTGATCACTGGTACCGTCTCCCAAAACGAAGACGAGTACCGGGGAGCAGAGGCGGCTATCGCCAAATATCCTGGTCTGATCAAACACGTGACTTATCCGGATAACTTCATGCAGGAACAGGAAACCTTCATCGCCCAAGTGACCGGGATGGCGGCCGATCCGGAAATCAAAGCGATCGTGATCAACCAAGCTGTTCCCGGTACAGTCGCCGCGATCCGCCGGGTACGGGAAACCCGTCCAGACATGATCTTCATTGCTGGTGAACCCCACGAGGATCCCCCCCTGGTCGAGCCGGTTGTTGATGTGACCCTTATCCCGAATCAACCAGCCCGGGGTAAGACCATCCCGCAACTGGCTAAAGAGATGGGTGCCAAAGCGCTCTTGCACTATTCTTTCCCGCGGCATATGTCCTACGCTCAATTGGCCGAGCGGCGTGACCTGATGAAAGAAGAATGCGAAAAACTGGGGATCGAATTCGTCTTTGTTAATGCGCCCGACCCCATGGGTGAAGGCGGTATCCCCGCTGCGCAACAGTTTATTTTAGAAGACGTTCCTCGTCAGGTCGCTCAGTACGGTAAGGATATCGCGCTCTTCTCCACTAACTGCGCGATGCAGGAGCCGCTCATTGCCGCCGCTTTGCAGACCGGGGCCATTTTCCCGGAACAATGCTGCCCGAGCCCGACCCACGGTTATCCCGGCGCTTTAGCCCTGGAAATTACCGATGAGATCAAGGGTAACTTCCCCGCGATCCTCAAAGCAATCGACAAGAAAATCGTCGAGATGGGTAGAGGCGGCCGTTTTGCCACCTGGCCAATAGCCACCGGGTACCTCCACTCCATCGGTGGTGTCGAGATTGCGAAGTTGGCTTTGGAAGGTAAGTTAGACCTCAACGACATCGACGCGGTTTCCAAGGTTCTGAGTGAAGTCGCCGATACTGAGATCGTCATGACCCGCTTAAGCGATAATGGAAACTTCTACATGTACGTTGGCGATTCTTACATCTTTGGAAAATAA
- a CDS encoding sugar ABC transporter ATP-binding protein — protein sequence MPESTVLELKNITKKFFGTTVLKGINLSVKPGEIHAIVGENGAGKSTLMNLIFGMPVIHETGGFEGDILMDGQIVNITSPRQAMELGIGMVHQEFMLIPGFTVTENIKLNRERTRPNLASKILGSAMETLDYPAMRRDSQQALEKLGLAIDESTLVSQLPVGYMQFVEIAREIDKTHSRLLVFDEPTAVLAESEADHLIAAMKRLAEQGIAILFITHRLDEVMACSHTISILRDGELVKTLKRDETSVEEIAELMVGRKLEREQLPSRTVPPSDEDIILEIEDLRVEMPGERVKGLNLKVRRGEILGLGGLAGQGKIGIANGVMGLYPASGRIIKDGQPLKLNDPRAALDAKMAFVSEDRRGVGLLLDESIAINVVLSSIEAQNKFLRSTIIPGVRLLDRKAVHDYTLKMIKDLDIRCTGPNQPVRRLSGGNQQKVCLARAFSLQPEILWVSEPTRGIDIGAKKLVLDLLVRFNREYGMTIIMTSSELNELRRICDRIAVVYNGKITGILPPDASDRDFGLMIAGTHPTKEVG from the coding sequence TTGCCTGAATCTACAGTTCTGGAACTGAAAAATATTACGAAGAAATTTTTTGGCACAACGGTTCTAAAAGGAATCAACCTATCTGTCAAGCCAGGAGAGATTCATGCGATCGTCGGAGAGAATGGCGCCGGCAAATCAACCCTGATGAACTTGATCTTCGGGATGCCTGTTATTCATGAGACCGGTGGCTTTGAAGGCGATATTCTCATGGATGGCCAAATAGTCAATATTACCTCTCCACGTCAAGCCATGGAATTAGGGATCGGCATGGTGCACCAAGAGTTTATGCTGATTCCCGGCTTTACGGTTACGGAGAATATCAAACTCAACCGGGAACGGACCAGACCCAACCTGGCCAGTAAAATCCTGGGCTCTGCGATGGAAACCCTGGATTACCCCGCCATGCGCCGCGATAGCCAGCAGGCCCTGGAGAAACTGGGTTTAGCCATCGATGAGAGCACCTTGGTCTCCCAATTACCCGTTGGTTATATGCAATTTGTGGAGATTGCCCGGGAGATTGACAAAACCCACTCCCGCTTGTTGGTGTTTGATGAGCCCACTGCGGTCTTGGCCGAAAGTGAAGCCGATCATTTGATCGCAGCGATGAAACGCTTGGCGGAGCAGGGTATTGCCATCCTTTTCATCACCCACCGTTTGGATGAAGTGATGGCCTGCAGCCATACCATCAGCATCTTGCGCGATGGGGAACTGGTCAAAACGTTAAAACGGGACGAAACCAGTGTGGAAGAGATCGCCGAATTGATGGTCGGTCGCAAACTGGAACGCGAACAGCTTCCGTCCCGGACGGTTCCCCCCAGCGATGAAGATATTATCCTTGAAATCGAAGATTTGCGAGTGGAGATGCCCGGCGAACGGGTCAAGGGACTAAACCTGAAAGTACGCCGGGGTGAAATCCTGGGCCTTGGCGGACTGGCCGGCCAGGGCAAAATCGGGATTGCCAACGGCGTCATGGGCTTATACCCAGCCAGCGGCCGGATCATTAAAGACGGACAACCGCTCAAACTCAATGACCCGAGAGCGGCGCTTGATGCCAAAATGGCGTTCGTTTCTGAAGACCGCCGCGGGGTCGGTTTATTACTGGACGAATCAATCGCAATCAACGTGGTCTTGTCCAGCATTGAAGCGCAAAACAAATTCTTGCGCTCAACCATAATTCCCGGTGTGCGTCTCCTTGACCGCAAGGCAGTTCACGACTACACCTTAAAAATGATTAAAGATTTGGATATCCGGTGCACCGGGCCAAACCAACCGGTCCGCCGCTTATCCGGCGGTAACCAACAGAAAGTCTGTCTGGCGCGGGCTTTTTCACTGCAACCGGAGATCCTTTGGGTCTCGGAACCGACCCGGGGGATCGATATCGGCGCGAAAAAACTGGTGCTTGATCTTTTGGTCCGTTTCAACCGGGAATACGGCATGACCATTATCATGACCTCCAGTGAACTCAACGAGTTAAGAAGGATCTGCGACCGGATTGCCGTGGTTTACAACGGGAAAATTACCGGGATTCTGCCCCCGGATGCTTCCGACCGGGACTTTGGTCTCATGATCGCCGGTACACACCCAACAAAGGAGGTGGGTTGA
- a CDS encoding ABC transporter permease subunit has protein sequence MALNTNKVTNIFTSHHLKAFYEKLGLPRLIISSFLLALFILAFVMKMDITILLSDSLARIGMNGLLVLAMLPTLVTGVGLNFGLPVGFVCGLVGGVISLEYNLTGFTGFFVAILCAIPLAVITGYLYASLLDRVRGQEMMVGTYVGFAVVAGMCIFWLTAPFNNPSMIWAIGGQGLRVTITLYEHYSKVLNNFLAFKLFGVTIPTGLLLFFGLFCWLIHLFFRTRTGLAMLATGANPMYAKSSGIDTRAMRYTSVIISNVLAAIGALVYAQSYGFLQLYTAPLYMAFPAVAAALIGGASLKKATVSHIIIGTVLFQTLLTIALPVTQTVLRGTDISEIARMIISNGMILYALTRNERG, from the coding sequence ATGGCATTGAACACGAACAAAGTTACTAATATCTTTACCTCCCACCATCTCAAAGCATTCTACGAAAAACTCGGCTTGCCACGCCTGATTATCAGCAGTTTCCTCCTGGCCCTCTTTATTTTGGCCTTTGTTATGAAAATGGACATCACCATCCTGCTGAGCGACTCCCTGGCGCGGATCGGCATGAACGGCCTCCTGGTCCTCGCCATGTTGCCAACCTTGGTAACCGGGGTCGGTCTCAACTTCGGCCTCCCCGTCGGTTTCGTTTGCGGCTTGGTCGGGGGCGTCATCAGCCTGGAGTATAATCTAACCGGGTTTACCGGCTTCTTCGTCGCCATTCTTTGCGCCATTCCGCTCGCCGTTATTACCGGCTATTTATACGCCTCACTGCTGGACCGGGTCCGTGGCCAGGAGATGATGGTCGGGACCTATGTCGGTTTTGCGGTGGTGGCCGGCATGTGTATCTTCTGGTTGACGGCCCCCTTTAATAATCCGTCCATGATCTGGGCTATCGGCGGTCAGGGACTGCGCGTTACGATAACCTTGTATGAACACTATAGTAAAGTTCTCAATAACTTCCTGGCGTTTAAACTTTTTGGGGTGACCATCCCGACCGGATTGTTGTTGTTCTTTGGGTTATTCTGCTGGCTGATCCATCTCTTCTTCCGCACCCGCACGGGACTGGCCATGCTTGCCACCGGCGCGAATCCCATGTATGCCAAATCTTCCGGGATTGACACCCGCGCCATGCGCTATACCAGTGTGATCATCTCCAATGTCCTCGCCGCCATTGGTGCTCTGGTTTACGCGCAAAGTTACGGGTTCCTTCAATTGTACACCGCACCTTTATATATGGCTTTTCCGGCGGTCGCCGCAGCTCTCATCGGCGGTGCTTCGCTGAAAAAAGCGACCGTCAGCCATATCATCATCGGAACTGTTCTCTTCCAAACCTTACTGACCATCGCTTTGCCGGTAACCCAAACCGTACTGCGGGGTACCGACATCAGCGAGATCGCGCGCATGATTATCAGTAACGGTATGATCCTATACGCTTTAACAAGGAACGAAAGGGGGTAA
- a CDS encoding ABC transporter permease subunit produces MADAKVAPKTILKKEPAKQGNKSSFDHVLSELSVPLFFALLCLAGIIAAGLSPQFLVNEIITRLARNLFLVLSLIIPVLAGLGLNFGIVIGAMSGQAALIIVTHLEIGGLPGFLLAALISVPFSVFFGWLTGLVLNRAKGREMVTGYILGFFANGVYQLVFLVLVGTLIPMNNPKMMLSSGIGLRNTMDLIAINRALDRALFSSVKLGPFAIPWATFLVIGLLCLFTSYFTKTKLGQQMRAVGQDRHIAEVSGINVNRTRLIAIIISTVLGAWGQLIYLQNLGTFNTYNSHEQVGMFSIAALLIGGASISKATIWNAIFGVLLFHTLFVVSPLAGQRILGIPQVGEYFRSFLAYGVIAVALALHAWQSRKQAAQIQAAQAEQVPED; encoded by the coding sequence ATGGCTGACGCAAAAGTTGCACCAAAAACCATATTAAAGAAGGAACCCGCCAAACAAGGTAATAAATCAAGCTTTGACCACGTCCTCAGCGAGCTGTCCGTTCCGCTTTTCTTTGCTCTGCTTTGTCTGGCCGGAATTATCGCCGCCGGCCTTAGCCCGCAGTTTTTGGTCAATGAGATCATTACCCGTTTAGCCCGGAACCTCTTTCTGGTCTTGTCGCTGATCATCCCTGTCCTTGCCGGGTTAGGGCTAAACTTTGGGATCGTGATCGGGGCCATGTCCGGGCAAGCGGCTTTGATCATCGTTACCCATCTGGAGATCGGGGGCCTTCCCGGGTTCTTGCTGGCGGCCTTGATCTCCGTTCCCTTCTCCGTTTTTTTCGGTTGGTTAACCGGTCTGGTGCTCAACCGCGCCAAGGGGCGGGAGATGGTTACCGGTTATATTTTAGGGTTCTTCGCCAACGGCGTTTACCAACTGGTCTTTTTAGTCCTGGTCGGAACCCTGATCCCCATGAACAATCCGAAGATGATGCTTTCTTCGGGGATTGGGCTCCGTAATACCATGGACTTAATCGCCATCAACCGGGCTCTGGACCGTGCCTTGTTTAGTTCCGTTAAACTGGGGCCCTTTGCCATCCCCTGGGCCACTTTCCTGGTCATTGGCCTTTTATGCCTGTTCACCTCTTATTTTACGAAGACAAAGTTAGGCCAGCAAATGCGCGCCGTCGGACAAGACAGGCACATTGCCGAGGTTTCCGGGATTAATGTCAACCGTACCCGGTTGATTGCCATCATCATCTCGACCGTCCTGGGCGCTTGGGGCCAATTGATCTACCTGCAAAACCTCGGCACCTTTAACACCTATAACAGCCATGAGCAAGTCGGGATGTTCTCCATCGCCGCCCTTTTGATTGGTGGCGCCTCCATCTCCAAAGCCACCATCTGGAACGCGATCTTCGGCGTCTTGCTCTTCCACACCTTGTTCGTGGTTTCCCCCCTGGCCGGCCAGCGCATTCTGGGCATTCCCCAAGTCGGTGAGTACTTCCGGAGCTTCCTGGCTTACGGTGTGATCGCCGTCGCCTTGGCCCTCCACGCTTGGCAGAGCAGGAAACAAGCCGCACAAATCCAGGCCGCCCAAGCCGAACAGGTACCCGAGGATTAA